Proteins from one Salvelinus namaycush isolate Seneca chromosome 34, SaNama_1.0, whole genome shotgun sequence genomic window:
- the LOC120028797 gene encoding extracellular calcium-sensing receptor-like has protein sequence MHYYMHTVEHSYTSLPEPLQCTGSLDSRELRFSRAMVFAVEEINNSSDLLPGVTLGYQVHDSCSSVPMAVKVAFQLANGLDPMFDTGEQCLKSATVTAIVGESGSTPTISMLRIIGPFGIPQVSHFSTCACLSDKKQYPTFFRTIPSDQFQAAALARLIRHFGWTWIGAVRSDSDYGNNGMAAFLQAAQEEGICVEYSEAFYRTNPLSRVQRVADVIRSSTARVVVAFAATGDMRILLRELDRLPSPPRQWIGSETWVTDPDMLRFGLCAGAIGFGIQRSVIPGLRDFLLDLSPQKVSNSPLLTEFWEGAFGCRLGIGTSTGVGVEEKVCDGSEDIQQLQTPYTDTSQLRVTNMVYKAVYAIAHAIHSIVCEERENSTVNCYKNLHVKPTQVLERLRTVNFSRNGYQVSFDANGDPIPTYELVNWQIGESGKMEFVTVGRYDASMPPDQMFNMEKEITWVKNSTQVPVSVCSDSCPPGTRKAVQKGKPVCCYDCIQCAEGEISNNTDSSDCLICPKEYWPNAERDRCILKPVEFLSFHEVLGIILTAFSVGGACLAIATATVFYRHRTSAIVRANNSELSFLLLFSLTLCFLCSLTFIGRPSEWSCMLRHTAFGITFVLCISCVLGKTIVVLMAFRATLPASNVMKWFGPPQQRLTVVSFTFVQALICTLWLVLSPPFPIKNLTTYKEKVLLECDLGSVGAFWAVLGYIGLLSLLCFVLAFLARKLPDNFNEAKFITFSMLIFCAVWITFIPAYVSSPGKFTVAVEIFAIITSSFGLFFLLFVPKCFIILFRPEKNNKKHLMEKTSNDTRY, from the exons ATGCACTACTATATGCACACTGTGGAACACAGCTACACCAGCCTGCCTGAGCCCCTGCAGTGCACAGGGAG TTTGGATTCCCGTGAGTTGCGCTTCTCGCGCGCCATGGTCTTCGCAGTTGAGGAGATAAACAACAGTTCTGACCTTCTACCGGGTGTCACACTCGGTTATCAAGTGCATGACTCATGTTCCTCGGTCCCCATGGCCGTGAAAGTGGCCTTCCAACTGGCTAACGGCCTGGATCCCATGTTTGATACTGGAGAACAGTGCTTGAAATCAGCTACGGTGACAGCTATCGTGGGCGAGTCTGGCTCCACGCCTACCATCAGCATGTTGCGCATCATCGGTCCTTTCGGTATTCCTCAG GTGAGCCACTTTTCCACCTGTGCGTGTCTGAGTGATAAGAAACAGTATCCAACCTTCTTCAGAACCATCCCCAGTGATCAGTTCCAGGCTGCCGCTCTGGCCCGCCTCATCAGGCACTTCGGCTGGACCTGGATTGGGGCGGTCCGTTCCGACTCTGACTACGGTAATAACGGGATGGCGGCTTTCCTACAGGCAGCACAAGAGGAAGGTATCTGTGTGGAGTATTCTGAAGCCTTCTACCGTACCAACCCACTCAGCAGAGTGCAACGGGTGGCCGACGTGATCCGCAG CTCCACAGCCCGGGTGGTGGTTGCATTTGCAGCCACTGGGGACATGAGGATCCTGCTGAGGGAGTTGGACCGCCTGCCCTCTCCTCCCCGCCAGTGGATCGGGAGCGAGACCTGGGTCACTGACCCAGATATGCTGCGCTTCGGCCTGTGTGCCGGGGCCATCGGCTTTGGCATCCAACGCTCTGTCATCCCCGGCCTCAGGGACTTCCTCCTGGACCTCTCCCCACAGAAGGTGTCCAACTCTCCCCTGCTCACTGAGTTCTGGGAGGGAGCCTTTGGCTGTCGGCTGGGGATag ggacCTCTACAGGTGTTGGGGTTGAAGAGAAGGTGTGTGATGGCAGTGAGGATATACAGCAGCTACAGACCCCCTACACAGATACATCCCAGCTGCGTGTCACTAACATGGTGTACAAAGCTGTTTACGCCATAGCACACGCCATCCACAGCATCGTTTGCGAAGAGAGAGAAAACTCCACTGTGAACTGTTACAAAAACCTCCATGTGAAGCCAACACAG GTCCTGGAGAGATTGAGGACGGTGAACTTCTCTCGTAACGGGTACCAGGTGTCTTTCGATGCCAACGGGGACCCAATTCCCACATATGAGCTGGTCAACTGGCAGATAGGGGAGAGTGGTAAGATGGAGTTTGTGACAGTGGGGCGCTATGATGCGTCCATGCCTCCTGACCAGATGTTTAACATGGAGAAGGAAATCACCTGGGTAAAGAACAGTACACAAGTACCTGTGTCAGTGTGCAGTGACAGCTGTCCCCCAGGCACTCGTAAGGCTGTACAGAAAGGAAAGCCTGTATGCTGTTATGACTGTATCCAATGTGCAGAGGGAGAAATAAGTAATAACACAG ATTCTTCAGACTGTCTGATCTGTCCCAAGGAGTACTGGCCCAACGCTGAGAGAGACCGCTGTATCCTTAAGCCTGTGGAGTTCCTGTCCTTCCACGAGGTCCTCGGAATCATCCTGACCGCCTTTTCTGTGGGCGGTGCTTGTCTGGCCATCGCCACGGCAACTGTCTTCTACCGCCACCGAACTTCGGCCATCGTCAGGGCCAACAACTCTGAGCTGAGCTTCCTGCTGCTCTTCTCCTTGACTCTGTGTTTTCTGTGTTCTCTTACTTTCATTGGCCGGCCCTCTGAATGGTCCTGTATGCTGCGTCACACAGCGTTTGGGATCACCTTCGTCCTCTGCATCTCTTGTGTTCTGGGGAAAACAATAGTGGTGTTGATGGCCTTCAGGGCTACACTTCCAGCCAGTAATGTCATGAAATGGTTTGgtcctccacagcagagattgacTGTAGTGTCCTTCACGTTTGTCCAGGCTTTGATATGCACTCTGTGGTTGGTCCTGTCCCCTCCCTTCCCCATTAAAAACCTCACTACCTACAAGGAAAAGGTCCTTCTCGAGTGTGACTTAGGCTCTGTAGGTGCATTCTGGGCTGTTTTGGGGTATATAGGACTCCTGTCTCTCTTGTGCTTTGTGCTGGCTTTTCTGGCTCGGAAGCTGCCTGATAACTTCAATGAGGCCAAATTCATCACCTTCAGCATGCTCATATTCTGTGCAGTCTGGATCACCTTTATCCCAGCTTATGTCAGCTCTCCTGGGAAGTTCACTGTAGCTGTGGAGATCTTTGCCATCATCACCTCTAGCTTTGGGTTGTTCTTTCTATTATTTGTTCCTAAATGCTTCATTATTCTGTTCAGGCCGGAGAAGAACAACAAGAAACACCTTATGGAGAAGACATCCAATGATACACGTTATTAA